In Candidatus Bathyarchaeota archaeon, the DNA window GTGGGCAACAATATTCTGCGTCTCAACATTAGGCTTATTTAGGAAGTCTAATCCGTTTTTATTCAATTTACTAACGAAACCAGTAATTGCCATTTTGGCTTGTCTTTCTGATTTTGCACCAGAGCATACTATTTTACCAGAATTAAAAGCTATTATTGAAATTGCTGAGTGTTTCTTTTTGAAAATCAAACCAGGAAAACGCTTTGGTTCGTAAGCTACTTTCCTAAATAATCTAGAGATGTGCCCTAAATCTAAGGGTCTTTTTACATCTCCCATTGCAACAACATTAACAATTTGAGTTCCAAATGTATTTACATGCTGCAAATATAATCATCCCTAAGGGTTTACAATTTGTAAATGAACTGTTACTCGACATTAACACTTTGAGGCTGAAGTGATAAAAGACTTATTAGCTGTTTCCATCAAAACTTCGCATTTCTTTAAAGATCAATTGACAAATTGTTTTAAATTTTTAAAAATATTAAAGTTCAGAAATGGTATCTTTTGATCAATTTAATAGCAAAAATTTATCTAAATTATTTATTCAATTTATATGAGCCTAATCAAGAGAGTGAATTAAGCCGATTCAAACATTTTCAACTCATTTCTAAGTAAATCTGATACAATTTTCACATCAGCCTTACCGCGAACTTCTCTCATGATTATTCCTAAAAGCCTATTGAATGCTTTTCCAGGTTGTTTTGTTATAACATCTTCTTCATTCTTTACTATTTTCATTATTATCTGCTTTAATTGTTCAATGTTTAACATTCCAATTCCTAAATCGTTAATTGCCTCATCTATTGAGGATTCCTTGTTTTTTGAAGCCCACTGTAAAAGTTCAACAATAGATTCTTTTGCAGTCAATCCTTCATTAACAGCTTTGAAAGCCTCATATATTCTATTTTCCGATAATTGATCTACTGGAAAACCTTCTCTTTCAAGATTTTTCATGTTCTCAGTAAGAATTGTAGCTATAAATGATGGGGTAAGTCTCATCTCTGCAACTATCTTTTCAAACAATCCTAAATAATCAGAATCCATTAACTGCTCTGCTAATTTAGAGTTTATTTCATATTTTTTAGTCATGCTTTCAATGATTTCATTAGGAAGGGGTGGAAGTTCATTTTTTAAATTAGATATCCTCTTAGAGTCGATTACAGTTGGTGGAACATCCGTCTCTGGATACATCCTTGCAGCTCCTGGTCTTGGCCGCATATATCGAGTTATTCCTTCTGGAGTTGCACCTCTTGTTTCTTCTGGCACACCATGAAAAGCTTCTTTAGACCGTTCAATAACTGCCTTAAGGGCATTAACCGCATTTTCTTCCCTGTCAGCTACAAATACCACAGCATCCGATTCAGAAGCTTTCATTTTTTCTCTGAGTGCGTCTACCTCTTCCTGAGTAATTCCATATTTTGGAAGTTCGTCTGTATGAAATATGCCTCCAACTTTACCCCAAAAAATTGCCCTATGCGCTAATTCCGTTCCAAATTTCAAATTAGAACAAAGTTCTATTCCAAGCATTCCTTCAAAATTTTTTAGCAGAATAGCCAATATTACCGCTTCTTTAGAAAGCCCATTTTTTAATACTTTACATGATGTTTTTCTAAATATATCCGATACATCTACAAATTCGTCTTTCAAATCATTTTCATTTACTAATTTTTTTCCTAGGTCGTTTTGAATTTCAAGTAATTTAAGTTGTCTTTTGGTCTCGTTTTCAACTATTTTGGATATTAGATCCAGTTTTTGGACTCCTTTGATTTCTATGACAGCTCCATTTTCTATAGATATATTCAAGTCCTGTCTTATAGTTCCAAGGCCACGTTTAACTTTTCTAGTAGCCCTAAGTATTCTGCCAATTGCAAATGCAACTTCCTCAGCTTCTTTTGGATTTCTAATAACTGGACCCGTAGCTACCTCTATAAGAGGTATACAGAGACGATCAATTCTGTACTTTGTAATTGAATTGGATTCTTCTACCTTCC includes these proteins:
- a CDS encoding TATA box-binding protein, coding for MQHVNTFGTQIVNVVAMGDVKRPLDLGHISRLFRKVAYEPKRFPGLIFKKKHSAISIIAFNSGKIVCSGAKSERQAKMAITGFVSKLNKNGLDFLNKPNVETQNIVAHSDFKIFVDLESLSGLLEKSIYEPDQFPGLIHKNVEPKVTFLIFTNGKVVCTGAKTEEDVHKSLTTLYEKITKYVT
- the gatE gene encoding Glu-tRNA(Gln) amidotransferase subunit GatE, whose translation is MQDLDYKKIGLKVGLEIHQQLDTSKKLFCNCPNKISDEDPDFTVLRKLRPTQSEMGEVDQAALFEFGKGKNIVYESPPGTSCLVELDEEPPHDLNQEAVDVALVIALLLNAEPVDEIHVMRKIVIDGSNTTGFQRTCVVALNGCIKIGELEVPIQHLGLEEDAARKVEESNSITKYRIDRLCIPLIEVATGPVIRNPKEAEEVAFAIGRILRATRKVKRGLGTIRQDLNISIENGAVIEIKGVQKLDLISKIVENETKRQLKLLEIQNDLGKKLVNENDLKDEFVDVSDIFRKTSCKVLKNGLSKEAVILAILLKNFEGMLGIELCSNLKFGTELAHRAIFWGKVGGIFHTDELPKYGITQEEVDALREKMKASESDAVVFVADREENAVNALKAVIERSKEAFHGVPEETRGATPEGITRYMRPRPGAARMYPETDVPPTVIDSKRISNLKNELPPLPNEIIESMTKKYEINSKLAEQLMDSDYLGLFEKIVAEMRLTPSFIATILTENMKNLEREGFPVDQLSENRIYEAFKAVNEGLTAKESIVELLQWASKNKESSIDEAINDLGIGMLNIEQLKQIIMKIVKNEEDVITKQPGKAFNRLLGIIMREVRGKADVKIVSDLLRNELKMFESA